One segment of Radiobacillus kanasensis DNA contains the following:
- a CDS encoding MarR family winged helix-turn-helix transcriptional regulator, whose translation MEDTRELFQVMTRRFGFLNKNCCSVGGADISVVQSHILYEIDKHQSPSVQTISSILGMDITTFSRQIQSLVKMGLVKKTPLPEDRRIHILSLTTEGTYVAASIDAQMKEYLNEVFSHMSEFEKNAVLQSIKVLNNAMAKSTVCCKPLL comes from the coding sequence ATGGAAGATACACGTGAACTATTTCAAGTAATGACCAGACGGTTTGGTTTTCTGAATAAAAACTGTTGTTCGGTTGGTGGTGCTGATATTTCCGTTGTTCAGAGTCACATTCTATATGAGATCGATAAACATCAATCCCCTTCCGTTCAAACCATCTCCAGTATTCTTGGTATGGATATCACAACGTTTAGTAGACAAATTCAAAGCTTGGTTAAAATGGGACTCGTAAAAAAGACCCCTTTACCAGAGGATCGACGCATTCATATTCTCTCCTTAACAACAGAGGGAACCTATGTAGCAGCTTCCATTGATGCACAAATGAAGGAGTACTTGAACGAAGTTTTCTCTCATATGAGTGAGTTCGAAAAAAACGCTGTCCTACAGTCCATTAAGGTTTTAAACAACGCCATGGCAAAATCGACCGTTTGTTGTAAACCATTATTATGA
- a CDS encoding methyl-accepting chemotaxis protein, with translation MKKWLEHFRTTIGTLKFKVTAFLLLLTVIPVVIVASILISLFTEIVEKDYKDQQMVIASANSQALNGFLQEKVNAIEGFVDTYKVELLEGDSDKIVDLLQVMKAMSPDILSFTYSLETGKAINESGQELNLSEFDNFNRIKKEKTVGISDILIDSNTGDNIIIIDIPILDGNENFGGLVQAKVTPGNILEDLNQNKMGESSSAFLISKDGKYLAHQLEDRVGNEVSAYETKEVADLYKEEVLQKKKGTINYVDSEDISKVASYAEVNITGWRVVVTGEEEELMSGVKKANETGIAVIIICTLLVSLISFLSSRYMLRPIIDMTNLMKKVADGDLTGRLKTKGRDELQQLMNNINEMLNSFSLTLNKLSDVVQHTTVSSTQLSTIATNSVIASENTANSAEQITKGAQVQYEGSEQSATAMEEMAVGITRIADSSVSVSERAHQVRNQVQLGDRDVKGAIHQIMRVQEVVEKSAKQVQALESKSLEVNKIVGYISEIASQTNLLSLNAAIEAARAGEHGKGFAVVAGEVKKLAEQTTKATSNISSILRDIQESTTNTSDSISDGLQEVRKSVNSIESVGNVFGSIVLEVEGVSSQIEEVSASTEQLSASTEEVSASMNEIVEISKSSLDELEKISLAAYDQHRSMEEISSSTESLNKMALELEEMLAKFKID, from the coding sequence ATGAAAAAGTGGTTAGAGCATTTTAGAACAACGATAGGCACACTCAAGTTTAAAGTTACAGCTTTTCTTTTACTATTAACAGTAATTCCGGTTGTCATCGTAGCATCTATTCTAATCAGTTTATTTACTGAAATTGTGGAGAAGGATTATAAAGATCAACAGATGGTCATTGCATCCGCTAATTCTCAGGCACTAAACGGATTTCTGCAAGAAAAAGTCAATGCTATCGAAGGCTTTGTAGATACTTATAAAGTAGAGCTCCTCGAGGGGGACTCGGATAAGATAGTAGACCTTTTACAAGTAATGAAGGCAATGAGCCCAGATATACTCTCCTTTACTTATTCACTTGAGACTGGAAAAGCAATAAATGAATCAGGTCAAGAGCTTAATCTTTCGGAGTTTGATAATTTCAATCGAATTAAGAAAGAGAAAACGGTAGGGATATCCGATATTCTTATTGATAGTAATACCGGGGATAACATTATTATTATTGATATTCCAATTCTTGATGGTAATGAAAACTTTGGCGGACTTGTACAAGCAAAAGTTACCCCTGGAAATATATTAGAAGATTTAAATCAAAACAAAATGGGAGAGAGTAGTTCTGCTTTCTTGATTTCAAAGGATGGTAAATACCTTGCCCATCAATTAGAAGATAGGGTTGGGAATGAAGTTAGTGCATATGAGACTAAAGAGGTTGCAGATTTGTATAAAGAGGAAGTATTACAAAAGAAAAAAGGAACAATAAATTATGTCGATTCTGAAGATATCTCAAAGGTTGCGTCTTATGCAGAAGTTAATATTACTGGTTGGCGTGTTGTTGTTACTGGAGAAGAAGAAGAATTAATGAGCGGTGTCAAAAAAGCAAATGAGACTGGAATTGCTGTCATAATCATTTGTACGCTTCTAGTTTCTTTAATATCATTTTTATCATCCCGTTATATGTTGCGTCCAATCATAGATATGACAAACCTTATGAAAAAAGTTGCTGATGGTGATTTAACTGGTAGATTAAAAACCAAAGGGCGCGATGAACTGCAACAGTTAATGAATAATATTAATGAAATGCTGAATTCGTTTAGTCTTACTTTAAACAAACTATCGGATGTCGTTCAGCATACGACTGTTTCTTCTACACAATTATCAACCATTGCAACAAACTCTGTTATTGCTTCCGAAAACACTGCTAATTCCGCAGAACAAATTACAAAAGGTGCACAAGTTCAGTATGAAGGTTCAGAACAGTCTGCTACAGCAATGGAAGAAATGGCCGTAGGTATTACACGAATTGCAGATTCTTCCGTTAGTGTGAGTGAAAGAGCCCACCAAGTTAGAAACCAAGTTCAACTTGGAGACAGAGACGTAAAAGGAGCAATTCACCAAATAATGAGAGTACAAGAGGTGGTGGAGAAATCCGCTAAGCAGGTTCAGGCGTTAGAATCAAAATCCTTAGAAGTTAATAAAATTGTAGGATATATCTCTGAAATTGCGTCTCAAACGAACCTCTTATCTTTAAATGCTGCAATTGAAGCAGCTCGCGCTGGAGAACATGGTAAAGGATTTGCAGTAGTCGCGGGTGAAGTCAAAAAACTGGCTGAACAAACAACGAAGGCAACCAGTAACATTTCTAGCATATTACGGGACATTCAGGAATCTACAACTAATACTTCAGATTCGATTTCAGATGGTTTGCAAGAAGTACGTAAAAGTGTAAATTCGATAGAAAGTGTGGGAAATGTATTTGGTTCAATCGTCTTAGAAGTAGAGGGTGTATCAAGTCAAATCGAGGAAGTATCTGCCTCAACTGAACAACTATCCGCAAGTACGGAGGAAGTATCAGCTTCTATGAATGAAATTGTGGAAATTTCTAAGAGCTCTCTTGATGAACTAGAGAAAATATCTCTAGCCGCATATGATCAACATCGATCCATGGAAGAAATCTCTTCTTCCACTGAATCATTAAATAAAATGGCATTGGAACTTGAGGAAATGCTGGCTAAATTTAAAATCGATTAA
- a CDS encoding ROK family protein — translation MKTYMAFDIGGSFVKYGIVTEQAEIIKQSKTPTPKDLDSLIELIAELTQVYPEGKIEGLAISAPGAVSDSGIIYGFSALPYIHGPNVKELIVEKTGYPVYMENDANAAGYAEIWNGAGKGMKDVLLVILGTGVGGAVFKDGVIHKGANLHGGEFGYMLVDGKRTWSSTAATASLLRRVAEKKQVNVETLSGEEIFEQAEKGDPACQEAIEDFYRMIALGIYNLQYMYDPEVILIGGGISAREDLVAQVDKRVDQILKEVEIAKIKPSIEVCQHRQNANLLGAVYGFIHHLK, via the coding sequence TTGAAAACATATATGGCATTTGATATTGGTGGTTCATTTGTAAAGTACGGAATAGTTACCGAGCAAGCAGAAATCATAAAGCAAAGTAAAACACCTACACCGAAGGATTTAGATTCTTTAATTGAACTAATCGCTGAGCTTACTCAAGTCTATCCAGAAGGAAAGATAGAAGGACTTGCGATAAGTGCCCCTGGAGCGGTATCTGATTCTGGAATTATTTATGGGTTTAGTGCTTTGCCGTACATACACGGACCGAATGTGAAAGAGCTAATTGTCGAGAAAACAGGATATCCTGTCTATATGGAGAACGATGCAAATGCTGCTGGTTATGCAGAAATTTGGAATGGAGCTGGGAAGGGCATGAAGGACGTGCTCCTCGTTATACTCGGAACGGGAGTAGGAGGAGCAGTTTTCAAGGATGGTGTCATTCATAAAGGAGCCAACCTTCACGGTGGAGAGTTCGGTTATATGCTTGTCGACGGAAAACGGACTTGGAGTAGTACAGCAGCAACTGCTTCTTTATTAAGAAGAGTGGCGGAGAAAAAACAAGTGAATGTCGAGACCTTATCTGGAGAAGAAATTTTTGAACAAGCAGAAAAAGGAGATCCGGCTTGTCAGGAAGCCATTGAGGATTTCTATCGCATGATTGCATTAGGTATTTACAATCTGCAATACATGTATGATCCAGAGGTCATTTTAATTGGTGGTGGCATCAGTGCCCGAGAAGACTTGGTCGCTCAAGTCGATAAAAGAGTGGATCAAATCCTAAAAGAAGTAGAAATTGCTAAAATCAAGCCAAGTATAGAAGTGTGTCAGCATAGGCAAAACGCGAATTTGTTAGGTGCTGTCTATGGATTTATTCACCACCTAAAGTAA
- a CDS encoding DUF4367 domain-containing protein, with protein sequence MSKQKLGWLIIFLMSMCLFACQQKQSLPDGYFPYDKEKVESALQALSFEPKIPSYLPLETAIVVSDRFKTLETQNEALDVSFYTMSNDLLSIQMVDGELGQTEQVGDSAEVKISEQLEGKYVENRFAQTLYWEEEGITYKMMYRNNDNSGSPIPKDKLIKVAQSFHS encoded by the coding sequence GTGTCGAAACAAAAACTTGGATGGTTGATTATTTTTCTTATGAGTATGTGTTTGTTTGCGTGCCAACAAAAGCAGAGCTTACCAGATGGATACTTTCCCTATGATAAGGAGAAAGTAGAATCTGCTCTTCAAGCGCTTTCCTTCGAACCTAAAATCCCTTCTTATTTACCTTTGGAAACAGCTATCGTTGTTTCGGACCGATTTAAAACCTTGGAAACTCAAAATGAAGCATTGGACGTTAGCTTTTACACGATGAGTAATGACTTACTCTCTATTCAAATGGTGGATGGGGAACTAGGACAAACGGAACAAGTTGGTGATTCTGCTGAGGTGAAAATTAGCGAGCAATTAGAAGGTAAATACGTCGAAAATAGATTTGCTCAAACCTTATATTGGGAAGAAGAGGGTATAACCTATAAAATGATGTATCGAAATAATGATAATTCGGGCTCTCCTATTCCAAAGGATAAACTAATTAAGGTTGCACAATCATTTCATTCTTAA
- a CDS encoding NupC/NupG family nucleoside CNT transporter codes for MEILLGLVAIIVVLGLSYLMSNDRTNINFIGIGVMLLLQILTTWFMFDTSIGRLIITKISDGFNKLIEFGTAGVNFVVGGIAVNEGGSVFFFNVLLLIIFFATILSVLTHLKILPVIIKYIGGALSKITGLPKVESFNAVNSIFFGQSEALLAIKSQFHHLNQNRLYIVSASAMGSVSASIVGAYMQMLPPEYVLVALPLNMFSSLIVASIISPVKVKPEDDHVDIREVSESKSIFEAMGNGALDGGKIALIVAAMLIAFIASLELVNWIIQAVFAGVTLQQILGYVFAPFGFLMGIAPEELIQAGGIMGTKIVTNEFVAMLELAPLIGQLSNETVGIVAVFLTSFANFSSIGIIAGTVQGIDGEKGKVVSKFGLKLLIGATLGSILSATMAGLFL; via the coding sequence ATGGAAATTTTATTAGGATTAGTGGCCATTATAGTTGTGCTTGGTCTTTCTTACTTAATGTCCAATGATCGTACAAACATTAACTTCATTGGTATCGGTGTTATGTTATTACTTCAAATTTTAACGACATGGTTCATGTTTGATACGAGTATCGGACGGCTAATTATTACAAAAATCTCGGATGGGTTTAATAAATTAATAGAATTTGGAACAGCGGGGGTTAACTTTGTTGTTGGAGGGATTGCTGTCAACGAAGGGGGCAGTGTGTTCTTCTTTAACGTATTACTGTTAATCATCTTCTTTGCAACCATTCTCTCTGTTTTAACTCATTTAAAAATTCTTCCGGTTATTATTAAGTATATTGGTGGTGCCTTATCCAAGATAACAGGGTTACCTAAAGTAGAATCGTTTAATGCCGTGAATAGTATCTTTTTTGGGCAATCAGAAGCACTATTAGCCATTAAATCTCAGTTCCATCATTTAAACCAAAATCGATTGTATATCGTTAGTGCTTCGGCTATGGGGTCGGTTTCTGCTTCCATCGTTGGTGCTTATATGCAAATGCTACCACCGGAATATGTCCTTGTTGCGTTACCGTTAAACATGTTTAGCTCCTTGATTGTCGCTTCTATTATTTCGCCAGTAAAAGTGAAACCAGAGGATGACCATGTTGATATTCGCGAAGTTTCTGAATCGAAAAGTATCTTTGAAGCGATGGGAAATGGTGCTTTAGATGGTGGGAAAATTGCTCTAATTGTGGCAGCTATGTTGATTGCATTTATTGCCTCACTAGAATTAGTAAACTGGATTATTCAAGCCGTGTTTGCTGGTGTCACTTTACAACAAATTCTAGGTTACGTGTTCGCACCATTTGGTTTCTTGATGGGTATTGCTCCTGAAGAACTGATTCAAGCGGGTGGAATAATGGGTACGAAAATCGTAACAAACGAATTTGTTGCGATGCTTGAATTAGCGCCATTAATTGGACAGCTTTCTAACGAAACAGTCGGAATCGTAGCCGTGTTCTTAACGAGCTTTGCGAACTTCTCCTCTATTGGGATTATTGCTGGTACAGTGCAAGGGATCGATGGAGAAAAAGGAAAAGTTGTTTCCAAGTTTGGTTTGAAGCTATTGATTGGAGCAACACTTGGTTCTATCTTATCCGCAACGATGGCAGGGTTGTTCTTGTAA
- a CDS encoding aldehyde dehydrogenase family protein: MTQHYKLYINGQWIDTNETVDVLDKYSQDVYATVAKAGEAEVDKAISSAEIAFQTTQLSAYKRYEILKRVSELMLEQQDELALGIVKEAGKPLKQAKGEIVRSAQTFEWAAEEAKRITGEGVPVEAAPGSENRMAFTIKVPVGVIGAISPFNFPLNLVSHKVAPAIAAGNTVVLKPASTTPTTAIKLAEIFEKAGLPNGFFNVVVGSGSTVGNQMMKDNRIKLYTFTGSAEVGLKLKQNTGLNKLILELGNNSPVIIDKEADIAKASQLTAEKSFAFAGQVCISVQRVYVHEDVRDEFQRKFMEAVQTLKVGDPNDSDTDVGPMISEKEAIRAEEWILEAKEQGAKLLCGGTRKGPLLEPTVLVDVHKTMRVVCEEVFAPIVSIIPYRDLDACIDEINESPYGLQGGIFTQNINTAFYAAKKVEVGGMMINDASQYRVDLMPYGGVKDSGSGKEGPKYSIDEMTEERLVVLNLE; the protein is encoded by the coding sequence ATGACGCAGCATTATAAGCTATACATTAATGGACAGTGGATAGATACGAACGAAACAGTAGATGTATTGGATAAATATTCACAGGACGTATACGCAACAGTAGCGAAAGCGGGTGAGGCCGAAGTCGACAAAGCGATCTCTAGTGCAGAAATAGCTTTTCAAACAACTCAGCTTTCCGCTTATAAACGGTACGAAATTTTAAAAAGGGTTAGTGAATTGATGCTGGAGCAACAGGATGAACTCGCATTAGGCATTGTAAAAGAAGCTGGAAAACCTTTAAAACAAGCCAAGGGTGAGATTGTTCGCTCTGCTCAAACCTTTGAATGGGCTGCAGAGGAAGCGAAGCGGATAACTGGAGAAGGTGTTCCAGTTGAAGCAGCACCAGGATCTGAAAACAGAATGGCTTTTACGATTAAGGTTCCCGTAGGAGTAATCGGCGCGATAAGTCCGTTTAACTTTCCACTCAATCTCGTTTCTCACAAAGTGGCACCAGCAATTGCAGCAGGAAATACGGTTGTGCTCAAACCTGCAAGTACAACACCGACTACAGCAATCAAACTAGCGGAAATTTTTGAAAAGGCTGGACTTCCTAATGGTTTCTTTAACGTTGTCGTTGGTTCTGGTTCAACGGTCGGGAATCAAATGATGAAAGACAATCGAATTAAGCTATATACCTTTACGGGGAGTGCGGAGGTTGGCTTAAAGCTTAAGCAAAACACCGGTTTAAATAAGTTGATTTTAGAGCTAGGGAATAATTCTCCTGTTATTATCGATAAAGAGGCTGATATAGCCAAAGCATCTCAACTTACTGCAGAAAAGAGCTTTGCTTTTGCTGGACAGGTTTGCATTTCCGTACAACGGGTTTATGTGCATGAGGATGTACGTGATGAATTTCAAAGGAAGTTTATGGAGGCCGTTCAAACCTTAAAGGTGGGGGATCCGAATGATTCGGATACAGACGTTGGTCCGATGATCTCTGAAAAGGAAGCAATACGGGCGGAAGAATGGATTTTGGAAGCGAAGGAACAAGGTGCAAAACTTTTGTGTGGTGGTACGAGAAAAGGTCCTTTATTAGAACCAACAGTTCTTGTGGATGTACACAAAACGATGCGAGTGGTGTGTGAAGAAGTGTTTGCGCCAATCGTAAGTATTATTCCATACCGAGATTTGGATGCATGTATTGATGAAATAAACGAATCGCCATATGGCTTGCAAGGAGGTATTTTCACCCAAAATATTAACACTGCTTTCTATGCAGCTAAAAAAGTGGAAGTGGGAGGCATGATGATTAATGATGCTTCTCAATATCGGGTGGACTTGATGCCGTATGGCGGTGTGAAAGATAGTGGATCTGGTAAGGAAGGGCCGAAGTATTCGATAGATGAAATGACCGAGGAACGGTTGGTTGTGTTAAACTTAGAGTAA
- a CDS encoding maltose acetyltransferase domain-containing protein, producing MKSEKEKMMAGEYYDASDHELIQDRLHARLQTMVYNKTSGMEEKKRKEIIKSLFGSTGNEFYIEPTFRCDYGYNIIVGDSFYANFDCVMLDVAEIKIGNHCFLSPGVHLYTATHPIDPEERNAGMEYGKPITIGNSVWIGGRAIINPGITIGDNVVIASGSVVTKDVPDNVVVGGNPARVLKQIVV from the coding sequence ATGAAATCAGAAAAGGAAAAGATGATGGCCGGTGAATATTACGATGCTTCAGACCATGAGTTAATACAGGATCGGCTTCATGCGCGTCTCCAGACGATGGTGTATAACAAAACGTCAGGGATGGAAGAGAAGAAAAGGAAGGAGATTATAAAATCCCTTTTTGGAAGTACAGGAAACGAATTTTATATAGAACCTACTTTTCGTTGCGACTACGGCTATAACATTATTGTCGGGGATAGCTTCTATGCCAATTTTGATTGTGTCATGCTTGATGTAGCGGAAATAAAAATTGGAAATCATTGTTTTCTTTCTCCTGGAGTCCATCTATATACGGCAACCCATCCTATTGACCCGGAGGAACGGAACGCAGGCATGGAATATGGAAAGCCCATTACGATCGGGAATAGTGTATGGATTGGGGGAAGAGCGATTATTAATCCGGGCATTACAATAGGAGATAACGTGGTGATTGCATCAGGATCGGTAGTTACCAAGGATGTGCCAGATAATGTTGTAGTAGGAGGCAATCCAGCACGTGTTCTAAAGCAAATCGTTGTATGA
- a CDS encoding MATE family efflux transporter has protein sequence MYPTYTFQQKLKLFSVILIPILITQLSMYAMNFFDTVMSGRAGAGDLAGVAIGSSLWVPISTGINGILLALSPIVAQLLGANQKKDVPEQVRQGIYLSILMALLVTVIGLFLIDPILNVMDLENHVRYIAKYYLIGIGTGIIPLFIFNLLRCYMDALGQTRTSMVIILLSLPLNILFNYVFIFGKFGVPALGGIGAGVASSLTYWFICGITLFIIARVHPFSEDRIFTSWHSPSLSTWIEQLKIGVPTGFSIFFEVSIFSAVTLFMSVYSTYTIAAHQAAINFASFLYMVPFSIALTLTIVVGYEVGAKRIRDAKVYAYMGISFGVFIAFVSGFILYAFDEPVARLYNTNPEVVELTTNFIFYAIFFQFADAFGAPLQGTLRGYKDVNITFIMSLISYWLIGLPSGWLLANFTALEAYGYWMGLIIGLSAGAVTLFFRLIYLQKRLLKQYSPTT, from the coding sequence ATGTATCCAACTTATACCTTTCAACAAAAACTAAAATTATTTTCTGTTATCCTTATACCTATTCTCATTACCCAGTTGAGTATGTATGCGATGAATTTCTTTGATACGGTTATGTCAGGCCGAGCTGGCGCTGGAGATTTAGCAGGGGTGGCTATCGGTTCTAGCCTTTGGGTTCCTATATCAACCGGGATTAACGGTATTCTTCTTGCCCTATCCCCTATTGTAGCGCAGTTACTCGGTGCAAACCAAAAGAAAGACGTACCAGAACAGGTTCGCCAAGGTATTTACTTATCTATTCTCATGGCATTATTAGTTACCGTAATCGGCTTATTTTTAATAGACCCTATCTTGAACGTGATGGACCTAGAAAATCACGTTCGCTATATTGCTAAATACTATTTAATCGGAATCGGAACAGGTATCATTCCGTTGTTCATTTTTAACCTGTTAAGATGTTATATGGACGCATTAGGACAAACGAGAACGTCCATGGTCATTATACTCTTATCCTTGCCATTGAATATATTGTTTAACTACGTATTTATTTTCGGCAAATTCGGTGTCCCTGCACTTGGCGGCATTGGGGCTGGTGTTGCTTCTTCCTTAACGTATTGGTTCATTTGTGGTATCACGTTGTTCATCATCGCCCGTGTCCATCCTTTTTCTGAGGATCGAATCTTTACAAGCTGGCATAGTCCTTCCTTGTCAACTTGGATCGAGCAGTTAAAAATAGGAGTTCCTACTGGGTTTTCCATCTTTTTTGAAGTGAGTATTTTTTCAGCGGTTACGTTGTTTATGAGTGTGTATAGTACGTACACGATTGCGGCCCACCAAGCAGCGATTAACTTCGCTTCCTTCTTATACATGGTTCCATTTAGCATTGCCCTAACCCTTACGATTGTCGTAGGCTATGAAGTAGGAGCGAAGCGTATTCGCGATGCAAAGGTGTACGCTTATATGGGGATTAGTTTTGGGGTCTTCATTGCATTTGTCTCTGGATTCATTTTATATGCATTTGATGAGCCAGTTGCACGACTATATAATACCAATCCTGAGGTCGTCGAGTTAACAACTAATTTTATTTTTTACGCTATCTTTTTCCAGTTTGCTGATGCGTTTGGTGCACCTTTACAAGGAACCTTGAGAGGCTATAAAGATGTGAATATCACGTTTATCATGTCACTCATCAGCTATTGGTTGATCGGGCTACCAAGTGGCTGGTTGCTAGCTAACTTCACGGCGCTTGAAGCATATGGCTATTGGATGGGACTCATTATTGGATTAAGTGCAGGTGCCGTCACGCTATTTTTCCGCCTAATCTATCTACAAAAGAGATTATTAAAACAATACTCTCCTACCACATAA
- a CDS encoding undecaprenyldiphospho-muramoylpentapeptide beta-N-acetylglucosaminyltransferase has translation MKEKRILFTGGGTAGHVMVNLAVIPSFQKEGWTIDYIGSHEGIERELIEPLEGVTYHPISTGKLRRYFSKENFKDPFKVLKGTLQAHRIIGKTKPAVIFSKGGFVSVPVLVAARMRRVPAVIHESDITPGLANKIAIPFSKKVLTTFPETVQYLPENKAEWIGAVIRDELYVGSKTKGLRFTGLPGKKSVLLIMGGSGGARKINEAVRNQLDTLLKEFEIIHLCGKENVDTSIQREGYVQYEYVKDELSDLFATTDFVLSRAGSNAIFEFLALRKPMLLIPLSRNASRGDQILNAKSFEKQGYARMVEEEELTEERLVQELKSLKEGKNSVITKMRSFESREAKQKVINIIKQSAR, from the coding sequence ATGAAGGAGAAACGAATTTTATTTACTGGTGGAGGTACAGCTGGCCATGTCATGGTTAATTTGGCTGTCATCCCATCTTTTCAAAAAGAAGGTTGGACTATAGATTATATTGGATCACATGAGGGAATCGAGCGCGAATTAATAGAACCGTTAGAGGGTGTTACCTACCACCCGATTTCTACTGGAAAGCTAAGGCGATACTTTTCTAAAGAAAACTTCAAGGATCCGTTTAAAGTATTAAAAGGAACGTTACAAGCTCACCGTATTATTGGGAAAACAAAACCAGCAGTCATTTTTTCAAAAGGTGGTTTTGTATCTGTTCCTGTCCTTGTTGCAGCCAGGATGAGACGTGTCCCAGCGGTTATCCATGAATCGGATATTACCCCAGGATTGGCGAATAAAATCGCAATTCCATTTTCTAAAAAAGTACTGACTACTTTTCCAGAAACAGTTCAATACCTGCCGGAAAACAAGGCTGAGTGGATTGGCGCTGTGATTAGGGATGAGTTATATGTAGGGAGTAAAACGAAGGGCTTAAGATTTACTGGGTTACCCGGAAAAAAATCAGTTCTTTTAATCATGGGAGGCAGCGGTGGCGCTAGAAAGATTAACGAAGCGGTGCGAAATCAACTGGATACTCTATTAAAGGAATTTGAAATCATTCATTTATGCGGGAAAGAAAATGTAGATACTTCGATTCAACGAGAAGGATATGTGCAGTACGAATACGTGAAAGATGAGTTATCGGATTTGTTTGCCACTACGGATTTCGTCTTGTCGCGGGCGGGCTCGAATGCGATTTTTGAATTTTTAGCACTGCGTAAGCCGATGCTTCTTATTCCACTGTCACGGAATGCGAGTCGAGGGGATCAAATTTTAAATGCTAAATCCTTTGAAAAACAAGGGTATGCCCGTATGGTCGAGGAAGAAGAACTTACAGAGGAACGTTTAGTTCAAGAACTGAAAAGTTTGAAGGAAGGAAAAAACAGCGTGATTACGAAAATGCGCTCGTTTGAAAGTAGAGAAGCGAAACAAAAGGTTATTAATATCATAAAACAATCAGCACGATAG
- a CDS encoding aminoglycoside N(3)-acetyltransferase — protein MENVIKAAVRPRTRHSLKADLDALGVQKGMTVIVHSSLSSLGWVNGGEVAVIQALQDVITDEGTIVMPAQTPTLSDPAEWGNPPVPEDWWDEIKETMPAYEEGYTPTYGMGKIVEAFRSFPSVKRSSHPMYSFLAWGKNRDTILANHSLENGLGEESPLKKLYDMEASVLLIGVGYDSNTSFHLAEYRIQNQQLVPKGSPMMENGMRVWKNYMDIEFREELFEDLGNDFENELPVKKGYIGSGLTKLFSVREAVDYAAEWLENYDDKIKEHKGS, from the coding sequence ATGGAAAACGTAATAAAAGCAGCTGTGAGACCTAGAACAAGACATTCCTTGAAAGCTGATTTAGATGCTCTAGGAGTACAAAAAGGAATGACGGTTATTGTGCATTCCTCCTTGTCCTCGTTAGGATGGGTGAATGGGGGCGAGGTTGCAGTTATTCAAGCTTTACAAGATGTTATTACTGACGAAGGCACGATTGTTATGCCAGCGCAAACTCCAACTCTGTCTGACCCAGCTGAATGGGGCAATCCTCCTGTTCCGGAGGACTGGTGGGACGAAATTAAAGAGACGATGCCAGCCTACGAGGAGGGTTATACACCTACTTATGGAATGGGTAAAATTGTAGAAGCATTTCGTTCTTTTCCGAGTGTCAAACGGAGTAGTCATCCGATGTATTCATTTCTAGCCTGGGGAAAAAATCGAGATACGATCCTGGCGAACCATTCCTTAGAAAACGGGTTAGGGGAAGAATCTCCCTTGAAAAAACTCTATGACATGGAAGCTTCCGTTTTACTGATTGGTGTAGGATATGACAGCAACACGAGCTTTCATTTGGCGGAGTATCGTATCCAAAATCAACAGTTAGTTCCAAAAGGCTCGCCTATGATGGAGAACGGAATGCGTGTTTGGAAAAACTATATGGATATTGAATTTAGAGAAGAGCTATTTGAAGACTTAGGGAATGACTTTGAAAACGAATTGCCTGTCAAAAAAGGATATATTGGCTCAGGTTTGACGAAGTTATTTTCCGTTCGAGAAGCGGTCGATTACGCGGCAGAATGGCTAGAAAACTATGATGATAAAATAAAGGAGCACAAGGGTTCATGA